The following proteins are encoded in a genomic region of Stegostoma tigrinum isolate sSteTig4 chromosome 2, sSteTig4.hap1, whole genome shotgun sequence:
- the si:ch73-196l6.5 gene encoding riboflavin transporter 2: MALIIHILAAVFGMGSWIAINGLWVELPLIVPEIPEGWYLPSYLTIIIQFANVGPLFVTLMHKFSPRKLNEPSVIYAIVSLGIVASFLLPFFWKVTSVFAGAVRSVALLALAFFLSLVDCTSSVTFLPFMTRLKPKYLTSYFTGEGLSGLVPGLVALGQGVGVVSCVNSTKSTTSNVSSNVTGDSSNNYSVVAHYQPANFPPEVFFFFLSGVMALCLVAFILLNYLPQSRHQRATSKYIKQTEAANGGAELNKMEVAEQRPMISPSDSQHEAKVKVTFGTGKYSCWEMVLIFLALGWVNALTNAVLPSVQSYSCLPYGNLAYHLSAALGAMANPLACFIAMFYTNRSLRFMGFLTLAGTGMGSYIMVMAVLSPCPWLVQTQAGSVLIVLSWILFVGTLSYVKVIIGIILRDEGHSALVWCGAVVQLGSMLGALTMFPLVSIYNLFQSGDPCNTKCFL; the protein is encoded by the exons ATGGCATTGATCATCCACATATTGGCTGCTGTTTTTGGAATGGGGTCCTGGATAGCGATCAACGGCCTCTGGGTGGAATTACCTCTCATTGTGCCAGAAATACCCGAGGGCTGGTACCTCCCTTCCTACCTCACCATCATCATCCAGTTTGCTAATGTGGGGCCTTTGTTTGTCACATTGATGCACAAGTTCTCACCCAGAAAGCTGAATGAGCCCAGTGTGATCTATGCTATTGTCAGCTTAGGCATTGTGGCTTCCTTCCTATTGCCTTTCTTCTGGAAAGTGACAAGTGTGTTTGCTGGTGCAGTGCGCAGCGTGGCACTCCTGGCCTTGGCATTTTTCCTCTCGCTGGTGGACTGTACATCTTCTGTGACCTTCCTGCCCTTCATGACCCGCCTGAAGCCCAAGTATCTGACCAGCTATTTCACCGGGGAGGGCCTCAGCGGACTGGTCCCAGGCCTTGTCGCATTAGGCCAGGGTGTCGGAGTCGTTAGCTGCGTCAACTCCACGAAAAGCACAACTAGCAATGTGTCATCAAATGTGACTGGTGACAGCAGCAACAATTACAGTGTTGTAGCTCACTACCAGCCAGCCAACTTCCCACCAGAGGTTTTCTTCTTTTTCCTCAGCGGCGTCATGGCGCTTTGCTTGGTGGCGTTTATTCTCCTCAACTACCTCCCACAGTCCCGTCACCAGCGAGCAACCAGCAAATACATTAAACAGACAGAGGCGGCCAATGGAGGGGCGGAGTTGAACAAAATGGAGGTAGCGGAGCAGAGGCCCATGATCAGCCCTTCAGACAGTCAGCATGAAGCCAAGGTGAAAGTCACTTTTGGGACTGGGAAGTACTCCTGCTGGGAGATGGTCCTGATCTTCCTAGCCCTGGGATGGGTGAACGCACTGACCAATGCTGTCCTGCCTTCTGTCCAGTCCTACTCATGTCTACCATATGGGAATTTGGCCTATCATTTGTCTGCTGCCCTTGGAGCCATGGCCAACCCCCTGGCCTGTTTTATTGCCATGTTCTACACAAACAG ATCGCTGAGGTTTATGGGATTTCTGACATTAGCTGGTACTGGCATGGGATCCTACATCATGGTCATGGCAGTCCTGAGCCCATGCCCCTGGCTGGTTCAGACTCAGGCTGGCAGTGTCCTCATA GTCTTGTCGTGGATCCTATTTGTTGGAACGCTCTCGTACGTGAAGGTGATAATTGGCATCATTCTGCGTGATGAAGGTCACAGTGCCCTCGTCTGGTGTGGAGCAGTGGTGCAGCTGGGCTCCATGTTGGGGGCACTCACCATGTTCCCTCTGGTCAGCATCTACAACCTGTTCCAATCTGGGGACCCATGCAACACCAAGTGCTTTCTGTGA